The nucleotide sequence TTGGTCATCGCCACTTCGCCATCACTGCCGCGTTTGTAATCAATTCTATTCATTGATTTATCATAAATAGGAATTGGCGTGGCGGAAGGTGAACCAATCCCAACTGTGTAAACCTTGACACCCTCCACCAAAGCTTCATCTACCATTTCTTCCCATCCGGCTTCGTGATCTTCTCCATCGCTAAAAATGATAATCACCTTAGAAGGCTTATTGCCACGCGCGGATGCATCGGCACCTTCTTCAATGCTTTTGAATGCTTCAAGTGATTCGCGAATTGCAGCAGCAAAGTTTGTTCCTTGTGTTTCGATAACCTCAGGAGAAACAATATCAAGAAATAATTTGATCGAAGATTTATCGAGTGTCATCGGGCACTGCAAATACGATTGACCCGCAAAAACAACCAGCCCGACACGGTCTCCACCTAATTGATCGATAAAACGAGAGATTTCATATTTCGCTTTTTGCAAACGGCTTGGACGAATATCCTCTGCTTGCATGCTGTTTGAAACATCAAGCGCAATTACAACTTCAATCCCTTTACGCTTGACTTCTTTAAGCCGTGTTCCAAGCTGTGGCGCGGCATAGGCAAAAAGAATTAAGGCTGCTGCCAAAAAAATTAAAATCAGTTTCCAAATGAGTTTCGTACGACTAACAGAGCCGGCCAGTTCCTGCATCAATTCACTATCGCCAAGCAGTTTTACCGCGGCAAACCGCCGAGATAAAAAAAACACTAGGAAGATCAATAGCGGTATTAGTGCAAATAAGTAATAAAGATGTGTTGGGTTTCCAAAACGCATGTTTTTATCTGATTTTACGGTGCTTTACGGAAGCGTGTATTTGCTAATAAAATTTCAACTGCAAATAGAATCAACGCCCAAAGCAACACCTTCGAAAATTCTTCTTTGTACTCCGTGTAGGTTTGAACTTCAACCTTTGATTTTTCAAGATTGTCAATCTCACGATAAGTTTCCTGAAGGCTCTTAAAATCGGTTGCTCTAAAATACTTTCCACCGGTTGTTTTCGCGATTCTTTCCAATCCAACATCATCCACATCGACCTTCGCGCGAATGTAACGCGTGCCATATAATGGGTCTGGAATCGGATAATTGGCGTAACCTCGCGTTCCGGCGCCAACGGTATAAACTTTGATTCCTAAGGCTGCAGCTAAATCAGCGGCTGTTTGAGGTTCAATTTCGCCGGCATTATTCTGCCCATCGGTAAGTAATATTATGAGCTTACTTTTTGCCGTTGAATTCCTTAAACGATTGGTGGCTGTTGCCAGTGCAAGACCAATTGCCGTTCCATCCTCTTGCATTTTACCGGCATTCAAGCCGCTAATAAAGCGATTGAGCAAGGTATAGTCAAGTGTCAATGGGCATTGTGTAAATGCTTTAGCTTGAAAAATCACCAGTCCGATTCGATCACTAACACGATTTCGAATAAACTCTCGGGCGACTTCCTTCGCGGCATCGATTCGATTCTTTGGCTCAAAGTCCTCGGCAAACATTGAGGTTGATAGATCCAAGCAAAGTACAATATCGATTCCCTCTGAATAAACAATTTGTTTTTGATTGGATGTTCGTGGCCTAGCAAAGGCTAAAATTAACAAAGCAAGCGTAAGCATTCGGAAGATGAAAACGCTATGACGAAAATTCTTCAATATCCCACCACGCGCACTCTTTAATATTGAAATGCTTGAAAAAATTAAGGCAGGCGTATTCCCTCGATATTCTCTAAAAAAATAAAGAATTGATAGCAAAGGAATCAAAAGTAGGAGAAACAAAAACTCCGGATTTTGAAACGAAAAATTTGCCGAACGAAATAACTCTAACATTTAACGCTCCTCGTTCACGGTTGAAGGGTTACGAGAATTATTCGATTCTTCCTGAAAAGAAGAATTTAGTGACGCGCTTCCTTTTGATGCCCCTGATGTTTTATCAGGCTTAAATCGAACGAGAAATTCCAATGCCTCTTGATAGCTTTCTTTGATTTCAATTTTACTTGGCAAATATTTCGCAAATTTTACCATATCTGCTCTTTCAAAAATATTGTAAAGCCTGTTGTATTGCGCTTTTTCAACTTTCGTTTCAATGGATTGATAAATTTCATACGACGTTTGTTCAAGAGCCAAAATTCCAAAATGATTCTCCAAAAATTCACGAATGATAAAGGAGAGTTCAAAATAAAACCGCTTCAAGTCGGCATCTGATTCAAGCTTCGAATGATATAACACATCGATTTTTTCAACCGCAATTTCATAGGCTGAGCGTTGAATAACCGGCTCAACGACTTCTTTGACTTTTCTTGAGCGAACCCATCGATAAATCCAAAAGCTCATTCCAACAAAAAGTAAAACGGCCGTCGCGATTGACGCATAGACCCACCACGGAATTGGAAGTGAGCGAATCTCTTTAATATCCTCAATATCTTTTCGGGTAGTATCTAGTAAAGAGACAACATAAACCCGACTTGGCGGGGCTTGCACAATAGCTCTCGATACACTGTCTTTTCCTGTAAGATAGGTTAAGTTAAGAAAGGGAATCGGCTGCATTCCGGTATCAAAAACAGCAAGGGTATATTGAATTTTTTCAACCACAAGCGACTCACGCGTTTCTCTTGGCAAATATTGAACATCCCGAATTTCTAATGGTGCAAAAGCCACAGTATCCTTTTTGGTCGGATAAAGCAAAGAGACATCGGGCCGCTTTAATACCGTGAGTGTGTAAGTGATATCATCACCAATCGAAACCGTATCGGGATAAACATCGCTACGAACAGACGGCTGCTGTGCGTAAAGCGTCGCACAATGAAACCCTACAAAAAACGCATAAAATAAAAAGAACGGAATTATTCGCTTCATTATCATTGATTATCGCCTCATTTCACGACGTTTAAAGAATCCTTCAAGCGGAGTTATAAACGACTCTCCGGTACTGACTTCAATCATATCGATTTGCATTTTTTTCAGCGTATCATTTCTTAGCCGTCTGAAATCATCCATTTTATTTTCATAGTCTCTGCGTGCAGAATCATCAAAGGTGTCAAGCATAAATCGCTCGCCGGTTTCTGCATCTTCCAATTCTAAAAGTCCGACCCGGGGCAAGTTAAATTCACGCTCATCTGAAAGTTGAATCACAATAAAATCATGCTTTCGGTTAATCAGCTTCATTTTATCATCAAACTTGGGCGTGAGCAAATCACTCACCAAAAAAACAATTGACTTGCGTTTGAGCAAGCGGGTCATAAAATCAAGTGCCCCACCAATATTGGTGCCTTTGCCTTGCGGCTGAAAAGAAAAGATTTCGCGAAGCAATCTCAAGACATGTTTTTTCCCTTTTCTTGGGGCAATGAATTTCTCAATTGTATCGGTAAAGATGATGAGCCCGACCTTGTCATTATTGGTTATGGCACTGAAGGCAAGGGTGGCACAAATTTCAGCAGCTAAATCTCGTTTGAATTGCTTCTTGGAGCCGAATGCCGCTGAGCCCGAGCCATCATAAAGAATCATAAGGGTTTGCTCACGCTCTTCATTAAAGAGCTTGATATAAGTGTCATCGCGCCTTGCTGAAACATTCCAATCAATGGCACGCACATCGTCGCCAAATTGATAAGCACGTACTTCGGCAAATTCCATTCCTTTGCCCTTAAAGGCTGAGTGGTACTCGCCTCCAAAGACATTGTTAACAAGTCCGCGCGTTCGAATTTCGAGCTGCCGTACTTTTTTAAAAATTTCTTTTAAACTGATTTCTGCCATTTCATTCGATTCAGGCGTTGATAAAATCCCGTTTCAAACGCTCAGGGAACATTGACTGCATTGAGCACTTTTCTGACAATATCCTCCGCACGGACATCTTCTGCTTCAGCTTCGTAAGTTGGGATAATGCGATGTCGAAGAACATCGTAAGCAATAAGTTTTACATCATCAGGAGTCACATAACCTCTTCGATTCAAAAAAGCGTGCGCTTTCGAAGCAAGATTCAAGTTAATTGTTGCACGAGGTGAAGCACCATACTGAATCAGATTGCGAAGCTCCGGCATACCGAATTTTTCGGGCTCACGGGTGGCAATAACAATATCAACTATGTATTTTT is from Chloroherpetonaceae bacterium and encodes:
- a CDS encoding VWA domain-containing protein, giving the protein MRFGNPTHLYYLFALIPLLIFLVFFLSRRFAAVKLLGDSELMQELAGSVSRTKLIWKLILIFLAAALILFAYAAPQLGTRLKEVKRKGIEVVIALDVSNSMQAEDIRPSRLQKAKYEISRFIDQLGGDRVGLVVFAGQSYLQCPMTLDKSSIKLFLDIVSPEVIETQGTNFAAAIRESLEAFKSIEEGADASARGNKPSKVIIIFSDGEDHEAGWEEMVDEALVEGVKVYTVGIGSPSATPIPIYDKSMNRIDYKRGSDGEVAMTKFVPDGLRRIAEKSGASFYQINAAGSDFDKILVELDKLQKTEFASRESVDYEDQFQYFIGVAIALLVLESLLGERIRKVKK
- a CDS encoding DUF58 domain-containing protein, whose translation is MAEISLKEIFKKVRQLEIRTRGLVNNVFGGEYHSAFKGKGMEFAEVRAYQFGDDVRAIDWNVSARRDDTYIKLFNEEREQTLMILYDGSGSAAFGSKKQFKRDLAAEICATLAFSAITNNDKVGLIIFTDTIEKFIAPRKGKKHVLRLLREIFSFQPQGKGTNIGGALDFMTRLLKRKSIVFLVSDLLTPKFDDKMKLINRKHDFIVIQLSDEREFNLPRVGLLELEDAETGERFMLDTFDDSARRDYENKMDDFRRLRNDTLKKMQIDMIEVSTGESFITPLEGFFKRREMRR
- a CDS encoding VWA domain-containing protein; protein product: MLELFRSANFSFQNPEFLFLLLLIPLLSILYFFREYRGNTPALIFSSISILKSARGGILKNFRHSVFIFRMLTLALLILAFARPRTSNQKQIVYSEGIDIVLCLDLSTSMFAEDFEPKNRIDAAKEVAREFIRNRVSDRIGLVIFQAKAFTQCPLTLDYTLLNRFISGLNAGKMQEDGTAIGLALATATNRLRNSTAKSKLIILLTDGQNNAGEIEPQTAADLAAALGIKVYTVGAGTRGYANYPIPDPLYGTRYIRAKVDVDDVGLERIAKTTGGKYFRATDFKSLQETYREIDNLEKSKVEVQTYTEYKEEFSKVLLWALILFAVEILLANTRFRKAP